In the genome of Andrena cerasifolii isolate SP2316 chromosome 5, iyAndCera1_principal, whole genome shotgun sequence, one region contains:
- the Rbcn-3b gene encoding WD repeat-containing protein Rbcn-3B isoform X13, producing MTSGTSLVVPIVLWGRIAPTHCISCIYLSRDQKTLVTGCYDGQICLWQVDPETLKMTPRCLLVGHTAPILCLSRASVIMEQNYIVSSSESGEMCTWDLVDGKCRETVKLSSVHTQMLPYVSAGGEDVRLFCSGYYPEVLVMDPFSLEVLFTLSSRVNPDWISALHVLRPAKRKGRFYVHTNDVVLALTTTGTVKVWTLLGHENRNSEPLYEHESKQIKCLNALAMTCCPYNQRTVLIVCSKDWQIYDAGDFSVLCSISAARGERWMSGDFLAADRVILWSDEGHGYLYKLPANKLKGKALSSSVADNKNFHTASAEYDQPYLYCTLTQPGDKPLSCPPAMRLVTAQRQSKTLKYLLRGDSEGVVVLWTVPEVTNQQLTQICQNDRAPPLSLPPAVKTSLTAAWEDMKPPPVGILDQLDSGDGHGIKLTASIYLPQQSRLVVGREDGSIIIVPATQTVMLQLLHGNHQQYDDWPPHQVLLGHSGRVNCLLYPHGAAPRYDRVHLVSGSVDFAVCLWDLYAGTLIHRFCVHAGEITQLMVPPDNCSPRIQKCVCSVASDHSVTLLSLAERKCVVLASRHLFPVVTIKWRPLDDFMIVGCSDGAVYVWQMETGHLDRVLHGIIAEEVLYACDENTMAAAGGSAAGGELGLANPAVHFFRGLRHRNLSAIRHATQRGLHQLQQLHGGQGPDHGSQIKAKGTPLVIQGFRSNPKDPESHILFFDIEALIVQLLSDEYGAMSPGSLEAQGLISASEYQKVAALTQSASPDAHKKIAGDNWNNNEAAKNNLKRNGAFSEPNATMEVAQLILSLLHAWGLDPDLDRVCEGKLGLLRPMVPVSFGVLSKGGYMSLLLPTWQMQLEPIGEPATQLEQRLPAELVRQERLTRAFTARAHWELSTTLTSNHLLAVVALSNTLMSMNNATFVPEQERNRKLHRPGNRSAVNWNKAEEENEEMYTAQQAQIKHGWSLLATLHCVLLPDKVVSQGGAKTFKRPQVEMMARRWQHQCLEIREAAQALLLAELGRMGPKGRKVLVDSWSQYLPMYNTQEPIAPQVQNQSPPASGSPVPPTEVHPEEEDEEEEMVEAEINVARKPSSVAELKRKQTTAVVLLGVIGAEFGQDVTTATQRRDNEQRRKSSIVEGFGIGNNNLARHTSMALTHLLHAPHSPKLPLHTPLRRAAIDLIGRGFTVWEPYLDVSKVLLGLLEMCCDADKLVPSMTYGLPLTPQADTCRTARHALTLIATARPAAFITTMAREVARYNTLQQNAQTLNVNMGASVLARAKPEILRIVEQLIDKMQSEMSDLLVEVMDIILHCLDPGHLKAKPLNEVFPAATRFNQVSHCPATRRIAVGSRSGQLALYELRATVKCQTVPAHSASVTALAFSPEGKFLVSYSCTENKLCFWQQTSSGMFGLGNSQTRCVKSYSTAPINDVARLNPMRLARLIWINNRTVTLMLADGSETRFNV from the exons atgacaTCGGGTACGAGCTTAGTGGTACCCATAGTTTTATGGGGTCGTATAGCTCCGACTCATTGCATTTCTTGTATCTATTTATCCCGAGATCAGAAAACTCTGGTAACAGGATGTTACGACGGCCAGATATGTTTATGGCAAGTGGATCCAGAAACACTAAAG ATGACCCCAAGATGTTTACTTGTTGGCCACACTGCTCCAATATTGTGCCTGAGTCGAGCAAGCGTTATTATGGAACAGAATTATATTGTCAGTAGTAGCGAAAGCGGGGAGATGTGCACTTGGGATCTGGTCGATGGAAAGTGCAGGGAAACCGTCAAACTCAGTAGCGTTCATACGCAGATGTTGCCTTATGTCTCTGCTGGTGGGGAAGACGTTAGACTCTTTTGTTCTGG GTACTACCCTGAGGTTTTAGTGATGGACCCTTTCAGTTTGGAAGTCTTGTTCACCTTAAGTTCACGTGTGAATCCTGATTGGATTAGCGCTTTGCACGTTTTGCGGCCGGCCAAACGGAAAGGTCGGTTCTACGTGCATACAA ACGACGTTGTGCTGGCCTTGACAACAACTGGCACAGTGAAGGTGTGGACTCTTCTTGGCCACGAGAACCGTAACAGCGAACCTCTTTACGAACATGAAAGCAAACAGATAAAGTGCTTAAATGCGCTTGCGATGACCTGCTGCCCATATAATCAGAGGACTGTATTAATCGTGTGTTCCAAGGATTGGCAG ATATATGACGCCGGTGACTTCTCTGTCCTATGCTCGATATCTGCGGCTCGTGGCGAACGTTGGATGTCTGGAGACTTTTTAGCTGCGGACAGGGTGATTTTATGGAGCGACGAAGGTCATGGTTACCTCTATAAACTACCAGCTAA CAAGCTGAAGGGCAAGGCTCTCAGCAG TAGCGTTGCAgacaataaaaattttcatactGCAAGTGCCGAATATGATCAACCTTATCTGTACTGCACTCTGACACAACCTGGAGACAAG CCTCTGTCGTGTCCACCAGCAATGCGATTAGTTACAGCCCAACGACAGAGCAAAACCTTGAAATACTTGTTACGTGGTGACAGCGAAGGTGTTGTTGTTCTCTGGACAGTCCCAGAAGTAACGAATCAACAGCTAACTCAAATCTGTCAGAATGATCGCGCACCGCCTCTTTCACTGCCACCAGCAGTCAAAACAAGTCTGACGGCTGCTTGGGAAGACATGAAGCCACCACCGGTTGGGATATTAGATCAGTTAGACAGCGGAGATGGGCATGGCATAAAATTAACAGCTAGTATATATCTACCACAACAAAGTCGACTAGTCGTTGGTCGCGAAGATGGCAGTATTATCATTGTTCCTGCGACACAAACAGTTATGCTTCAGCTGCTTCATGGCAATCACCAACAATACGATG ATTGGCCTCCGCATCAAGTGCTCTTGGGCCATTCCGGTCGTGTAAACTGCCTTCTGTACCCGCATGGAGCAGCGCCACGTTACGATCGGGTACACCTTGTTTCTGGTTCCGTCGATTTTGCCGTGTGCTTATGGGACCTTTATGCCGGCACGCTTATTCACAGGTTTTGTGTTCATGCGGGTGAAATTACACAACTGATGGTACCACCTGATAACTGTAGT CCCAGAATACAAAAGTGTGTTTGCAGTGTCGCATCAGACCATAGCGTTACCTTATTATCGTTAGCGGAAAGAAAGTGTGTTGTTCTTGCTTCCCGACACCTGTTCCCCGTTGTCACGATAAAATGGAGGCCACTGGACGACTTCATGATAGTCGGATGCTCGGATGGGGCCGTGTACGTCTGGCAAATGGAAACAGGTCATTTGGATCGCGTGTTACACG GCATTATCGCAGAGGAGGTGCTCTACGCGTGTGACGAAAACACCATGGCTGCGGCTGGCGGGTCAGCTGCTGGTGGCGAACTAGGCTTAGCAAATCCTGCCGTGCATTTCTTTAG AGGTTTAAGGCATAGAAACCTGTCTGCTATAAGACACGCGACACAAAGAGGGTTGCACCAGCTGCAACAACTCCACGGCGGCCAGGGTCCTGATCACGGAAGCCAAATAAAAGCGAAGGGCACACCATTAGTGATCCAGGGCTTCAGAAGTAATCCTAAAGATCCAGAGagtcacattttatttttcgacaTAGAAGCATTAATAG TACAACTACTAAGCGACGAATACGGCGCGATGTCACCCGGCTCATTGGAAGCGCAAGGTCTGATTTCCGCTTCGGAATATCAAAAGGTTGCCGCACTTACGCAGTCTGCCAGCCCAGACGCTCATAAAAAGATCGCAG GTGACAATTGGAACAATAATGAAGCCGCGAAGAACAATTTAAAACGAAACGGAGCCTTCAGCGAACCAAACGCAACTATGGAAGTCGCTCAGCTTATCCTGAGCTTGCTGCACGCGTGGGGCTTGGATCCAGACTTGGACCGTGTTTGCGAAGGAAAGCTGGGTCTGTTAAGGCCCATGGTTCCTGTTTCATTCGGAGTACTGTCTAAAGGAG GATACATGTCATTATTATTGCCAACGTGGCAGATGCAGTTGGAGCCGATCGGGGAACCGGCAACGCAGCTGGAACAACGTTTGCCGGCTGAATTAGTCAGGCAAGAAAGGCTTACCAGAGCGTTCACGGCAAGGGCACACTGGGAGCTGTCTACTACTTTAACCAGCAACCATTTACTGGCGGTAGTCGCTCTGTCGAATACTTTAATGTCAATGAACAATGCAACCTTTGTACCTGAACAAGAACGGAATCGTAAATTGCATAG GCCTGGAAATAGATCAGCTGTTAATTGGAATAAAGCGGAAGAAGAGAACGAGGAAATGTACACAGCGCAGCAAGCTCAGATTAAACATGGTTGGTCCCTTTTAGCGACGCTGCATTGCGTGCTTCTACCTGACAAAGTGGTCTCGCAGGGCGGCGCAAAGACGTTTAAACGGCCCCAGGTCGAGATGATGGCACGCAGATGGCAGCATCAATGCCTCGAG ATCCGCGAAGCCGCCCAGGCTTTGCTACTCGCCGAACTAGGTAGAATGGGTCCAAAAGGAAGGAAAGTACTCGTAGATAGCTGGTCGCAGTATCTGCCAATGTACAACACCCAAGAGCCTATTGCACCGCAAGTGCAGAACCAAAGCCCTCCAGCTTCCGGTAGCCCAGTTCCTCCGACCGAAGTCCATCCAGAGGAAGAGGATGAGGAAGAGGAGATGGTAGAAG CAGAGATCAACGTGGCCAGGAAACCATCGAGCGTAGCGGAGTTGAAACGGAAGCAGACGACAGCAGTTGTATTGCTGGGCGTGATAGGAGCCGAGTTTGGCCAGGACGTCACCACGGCCACTCAGAGGAGGGATAACGAGCAGAGGCGAAAGAGCTCGATCGTGGAAGGTTTCGGTATAGGGAATAATAATCTCGCTAGGCACACTAGTATGGCGCTCACGCACCTCTTGCACGCGCCTCATTCTCCAAAACTGCCCCTACACACGCCACTACGAAGAGCAGCGATCGATCTCATCGGTAGAGGATTCACCGTTTGGGAACCGTACCTCGATGTATCAAAA GTATTATTGGGACTATTGGAGATGTGCTGCGACGCTGATAAATTAGTACCGAGTATGACATACGGCCTTCCGCTTACGCCTCAAGCCGACACGTGTCGCACGGCACGTCATGCTTTAACATTAATCGCCACTGCCAGACCTGCGGCGTTCATTACCACGATGGCCCGAGAAGTGGCCAGATACAATACGCTGCAGCAAAACGCGCAGACGCTGAATGTAAATATGGGTGCAAGCGTTCTAGCGAGGGCGAAACCGGAGATACTCAGAATCGTCGAGCAGTTAATCGACAAGATGCAGAGTGAAATGAGCGATCTTCTAGTTGAG GTGAtggatattattttacattgccTGGACCCAGGCCATCTAAAAGCTAAACCACTGAACGAAGTGTTCCCAGCAGCAACTAGATTTAATCAA GTGAGTCATTGTCCAGCGACGCGCAGGATAGCAGTAGGTAGTCGCAGCGGTCAACTAGCACTGTACGAATTGCGAGCGACCGTGAAATGTCAGACGGTACCTGCGCATTCAGCGTCTGTAACAGCGCTAGCATTTTCACCCGAGGGCAAGTTTCTGGTTAGTTACTCGTGTACGGAGAATAAATTGTGCTTCTGGCAG CAAACAAGCAGCGGTATGTTCGGCCTAGGAAATTCCCAGACACGCTGTGTTAAATCGTACAGCACTGCGCCTATTAACGACGTAGCGCGATTAAACCCTATGCGACTAGCTCGGCTGATATGGATAAACAACCGAACGGTCACGTTAATGCTTGCCGACGGTTCTGAGACGCGGTTCAACGTATAA
- the Rbcn-3b gene encoding WD repeat-containing protein Rbcn-3B isoform X12 — translation MTSGTSLVVPIVLWGRIAPTHCISCIYLSRDQKTLVTGCYDGQICLWQVDPETLKMTPRCLLVGHTAPILCLSRASVIMEQNYIVSSSESGEMCTWDLVDGKCRETVKLSSVHTQMLPYVSAGGEDVRLFCSGYYPEVLVMDPFSLEVLFTLSSRVNPDWISALHVLRPAKRKGRFYVHTNDVVLALTTTGTVKVWTLLGHENRNSEPLYEHESKQIKCLNALAMTCCPYNQRTVLIVCSKDWQIYDAGDFSVLCSISAARGERWMSGDFLAADRVILWSDEGHGYLYKLPANKLKGKALSSSVADNKNFHTASAEYDQPYLYCTLTQPGDKPLSCPPAMRLVTAQRQSKTLKYLLRGDSEGVVVLWTVPEVTNQQLTQICQNDRAPPLSLPPAVKTSLTAAWEDMKPPPVGILDQLDSGDGHGIKLTASIYLPQQSRLVVGREDGSIIIVPATQTVMLQLLHGNHQQYDDWPPHQVLLGHSGRVNCLLYPHGAAPRYDRVHLVSGSVDFAVCLWDLYAGTLIHRFCVHAGEITQLMVPPDNCSPRIQKCVCSVASDHSVTLLSLAERKCVVLASRHLFPVVTIKWRPLDDFMIVGCSDGAVYVWQMETGHLDRVLHGIIAEEVLYACDENTMAAAGGSAAGGELGLANPAVHFFRGLRHRNLSAIRHATQRGLHQLQQLHGGQGPDHGSQIKAKGTPLVIQGFRSNPKDPESHILFFDIEALIVQLLSDEYGAMSPGSLEAQGLISASEYQKVAALTQSASPDAHKKIAGILAKMKEGAENVHTKIQAKVESVGLKPSTLDGDNWNNNEAAKNNLKRNGAFSEPNATMEVAQLILSLLHAWGLDPDLDRVCEGKLGLLRPMVPVSFGVLSKGGYMSLLLPTWQMQLEPIGEPATQLEQRLPAELVRQERLTRAFTARAHWELSTTLTSNHLLAVVALSNTLMSMNNATFVPEQERNRKLHRPGNRSAVNWNKAEEENEEMYTAQQAQIKHGWSLLATLHCVLLPDKVVSQGGAKTFKRPQVEMMARRWQHQCLEIREAAQALLLAELGRMGPKGRKVLVDSWSQYLPMYNTQEPIAPQVQNQSPPASGSPVPPTEVHPEEEDEEEEMVEAEINVARKPSSVAELKRKQTTAVVLLGVIGAEFGQDVTTATQRRDNEQRRKSSIVEGFGIGNNNLARHTSMALTHLLHAPHSPKLPLHTPLRRAAIDLIGRGFTVWEPYLDVSKVLLGLLEMCCDADKLVPSMTYGLPLTPQADTCRTARHALTLIATARPAAFITTMAREVARYNTLQQNAQTLNVNMGASVLARAKPEILRIVEQLIDKMQSEMSDLLVEVMDIILHCLDPGHLKAKPLNEVFPAATRFNQVSHCPATRRIAVGSRSGQLALYELRATVKCQTVPAHSASVTALAFSPEGKFLVSYSCTENKLCFWQQTSSGMFGLGNSQTRCVKSYSTAPINDVARLNPMRLARLIWINNRTVTLMLADGSETRFNV, via the exons atgacaTCGGGTACGAGCTTAGTGGTACCCATAGTTTTATGGGGTCGTATAGCTCCGACTCATTGCATTTCTTGTATCTATTTATCCCGAGATCAGAAAACTCTGGTAACAGGATGTTACGACGGCCAGATATGTTTATGGCAAGTGGATCCAGAAACACTAAAG ATGACCCCAAGATGTTTACTTGTTGGCCACACTGCTCCAATATTGTGCCTGAGTCGAGCAAGCGTTATTATGGAACAGAATTATATTGTCAGTAGTAGCGAAAGCGGGGAGATGTGCACTTGGGATCTGGTCGATGGAAAGTGCAGGGAAACCGTCAAACTCAGTAGCGTTCATACGCAGATGTTGCCTTATGTCTCTGCTGGTGGGGAAGACGTTAGACTCTTTTGTTCTGG GTACTACCCTGAGGTTTTAGTGATGGACCCTTTCAGTTTGGAAGTCTTGTTCACCTTAAGTTCACGTGTGAATCCTGATTGGATTAGCGCTTTGCACGTTTTGCGGCCGGCCAAACGGAAAGGTCGGTTCTACGTGCATACAA ACGACGTTGTGCTGGCCTTGACAACAACTGGCACAGTGAAGGTGTGGACTCTTCTTGGCCACGAGAACCGTAACAGCGAACCTCTTTACGAACATGAAAGCAAACAGATAAAGTGCTTAAATGCGCTTGCGATGACCTGCTGCCCATATAATCAGAGGACTGTATTAATCGTGTGTTCCAAGGATTGGCAG ATATATGACGCCGGTGACTTCTCTGTCCTATGCTCGATATCTGCGGCTCGTGGCGAACGTTGGATGTCTGGAGACTTTTTAGCTGCGGACAGGGTGATTTTATGGAGCGACGAAGGTCATGGTTACCTCTATAAACTACCAGCTAA CAAGCTGAAGGGCAAGGCTCTCAGCAG TAGCGTTGCAgacaataaaaattttcatactGCAAGTGCCGAATATGATCAACCTTATCTGTACTGCACTCTGACACAACCTGGAGACAAG CCTCTGTCGTGTCCACCAGCAATGCGATTAGTTACAGCCCAACGACAGAGCAAAACCTTGAAATACTTGTTACGTGGTGACAGCGAAGGTGTTGTTGTTCTCTGGACAGTCCCAGAAGTAACGAATCAACAGCTAACTCAAATCTGTCAGAATGATCGCGCACCGCCTCTTTCACTGCCACCAGCAGTCAAAACAAGTCTGACGGCTGCTTGGGAAGACATGAAGCCACCACCGGTTGGGATATTAGATCAGTTAGACAGCGGAGATGGGCATGGCATAAAATTAACAGCTAGTATATATCTACCACAACAAAGTCGACTAGTCGTTGGTCGCGAAGATGGCAGTATTATCATTGTTCCTGCGACACAAACAGTTATGCTTCAGCTGCTTCATGGCAATCACCAACAATACGATG ATTGGCCTCCGCATCAAGTGCTCTTGGGCCATTCCGGTCGTGTAAACTGCCTTCTGTACCCGCATGGAGCAGCGCCACGTTACGATCGGGTACACCTTGTTTCTGGTTCCGTCGATTTTGCCGTGTGCTTATGGGACCTTTATGCCGGCACGCTTATTCACAGGTTTTGTGTTCATGCGGGTGAAATTACACAACTGATGGTACCACCTGATAACTGTAGT CCCAGAATACAAAAGTGTGTTTGCAGTGTCGCATCAGACCATAGCGTTACCTTATTATCGTTAGCGGAAAGAAAGTGTGTTGTTCTTGCTTCCCGACACCTGTTCCCCGTTGTCACGATAAAATGGAGGCCACTGGACGACTTCATGATAGTCGGATGCTCGGATGGGGCCGTGTACGTCTGGCAAATGGAAACAGGTCATTTGGATCGCGTGTTACACG GCATTATCGCAGAGGAGGTGCTCTACGCGTGTGACGAAAACACCATGGCTGCGGCTGGCGGGTCAGCTGCTGGTGGCGAACTAGGCTTAGCAAATCCTGCCGTGCATTTCTTTAG AGGTTTAAGGCATAGAAACCTGTCTGCTATAAGACACGCGACACAAAGAGGGTTGCACCAGCTGCAACAACTCCACGGCGGCCAGGGTCCTGATCACGGAAGCCAAATAAAAGCGAAGGGCACACCATTAGTGATCCAGGGCTTCAGAAGTAATCCTAAAGATCCAGAGagtcacattttatttttcgacaTAGAAGCATTAATAG TACAACTACTAAGCGACGAATACGGCGCGATGTCACCCGGCTCATTGGAAGCGCAAGGTCTGATTTCCGCTTCGGAATATCAAAAGGTTGCCGCACTTACGCAGTCTGCCAGCCCAGACGCTCATAAAAAGATCGCAG gtatattggctaaaatgAAGGAGGGTGCTGAGAACGTACACACTAAGATTCAGGCCAAGGTGGAAAGCGTTGGCCTCAAGCCGTCGACTCTCGACG GTGACAATTGGAACAATAATGAAGCCGCGAAGAACAATTTAAAACGAAACGGAGCCTTCAGCGAACCAAACGCAACTATGGAAGTCGCTCAGCTTATCCTGAGCTTGCTGCACGCGTGGGGCTTGGATCCAGACTTGGACCGTGTTTGCGAAGGAAAGCTGGGTCTGTTAAGGCCCATGGTTCCTGTTTCATTCGGAGTACTGTCTAAAGGAG GATACATGTCATTATTATTGCCAACGTGGCAGATGCAGTTGGAGCCGATCGGGGAACCGGCAACGCAGCTGGAACAACGTTTGCCGGCTGAATTAGTCAGGCAAGAAAGGCTTACCAGAGCGTTCACGGCAAGGGCACACTGGGAGCTGTCTACTACTTTAACCAGCAACCATTTACTGGCGGTAGTCGCTCTGTCGAATACTTTAATGTCAATGAACAATGCAACCTTTGTACCTGAACAAGAACGGAATCGTAAATTGCATAG GCCTGGAAATAGATCAGCTGTTAATTGGAATAAAGCGGAAGAAGAGAACGAGGAAATGTACACAGCGCAGCAAGCTCAGATTAAACATGGTTGGTCCCTTTTAGCGACGCTGCATTGCGTGCTTCTACCTGACAAAGTGGTCTCGCAGGGCGGCGCAAAGACGTTTAAACGGCCCCAGGTCGAGATGATGGCACGCAGATGGCAGCATCAATGCCTCGAG ATCCGCGAAGCCGCCCAGGCTTTGCTACTCGCCGAACTAGGTAGAATGGGTCCAAAAGGAAGGAAAGTACTCGTAGATAGCTGGTCGCAGTATCTGCCAATGTACAACACCCAAGAGCCTATTGCACCGCAAGTGCAGAACCAAAGCCCTCCAGCTTCCGGTAGCCCAGTTCCTCCGACCGAAGTCCATCCAGAGGAAGAGGATGAGGAAGAGGAGATGGTAGAAG CAGAGATCAACGTGGCCAGGAAACCATCGAGCGTAGCGGAGTTGAAACGGAAGCAGACGACAGCAGTTGTATTGCTGGGCGTGATAGGAGCCGAGTTTGGCCAGGACGTCACCACGGCCACTCAGAGGAGGGATAACGAGCAGAGGCGAAAGAGCTCGATCGTGGAAGGTTTCGGTATAGGGAATAATAATCTCGCTAGGCACACTAGTATGGCGCTCACGCACCTCTTGCACGCGCCTCATTCTCCAAAACTGCCCCTACACACGCCACTACGAAGAGCAGCGATCGATCTCATCGGTAGAGGATTCACCGTTTGGGAACCGTACCTCGATGTATCAAAA GTATTATTGGGACTATTGGAGATGTGCTGCGACGCTGATAAATTAGTACCGAGTATGACATACGGCCTTCCGCTTACGCCTCAAGCCGACACGTGTCGCACGGCACGTCATGCTTTAACATTAATCGCCACTGCCAGACCTGCGGCGTTCATTACCACGATGGCCCGAGAAGTGGCCAGATACAATACGCTGCAGCAAAACGCGCAGACGCTGAATGTAAATATGGGTGCAAGCGTTCTAGCGAGGGCGAAACCGGAGATACTCAGAATCGTCGAGCAGTTAATCGACAAGATGCAGAGTGAAATGAGCGATCTTCTAGTTGAG GTGAtggatattattttacattgccTGGACCCAGGCCATCTAAAAGCTAAACCACTGAACGAAGTGTTCCCAGCAGCAACTAGATTTAATCAA GTGAGTCATTGTCCAGCGACGCGCAGGATAGCAGTAGGTAGTCGCAGCGGTCAACTAGCACTGTACGAATTGCGAGCGACCGTGAAATGTCAGACGGTACCTGCGCATTCAGCGTCTGTAACAGCGCTAGCATTTTCACCCGAGGGCAAGTTTCTGGTTAGTTACTCGTGTACGGAGAATAAATTGTGCTTCTGGCAG CAAACAAGCAGCGGTATGTTCGGCCTAGGAAATTCCCAGACACGCTGTGTTAAATCGTACAGCACTGCGCCTATTAACGACGTAGCGCGATTAAACCCTATGCGACTAGCTCGGCTGATATGGATAAACAACCGAACGGTCACGTTAATGCTTGCCGACGGTTCTGAGACGCGGTTCAACGTATAA